In the Euphorbia lathyris chromosome 5, ddEupLath1.1, whole genome shotgun sequence genome, one interval contains:
- the LOC136228830 gene encoding pentatricopeptide repeat-containing protein At4g26680, mitochondrial, whose amino-acid sequence MHENLTLYECLSFQFWMHFHQRTHLSMRSFLFRRFSTGIKTLTSSQPIFGNRNWNPIPIPSRTLSEPKAQDLDFVNVTHSHLIHSDWDKLNSLSAHFTPFRLKHVLLKIQKDHVLSLEFFNFVQSQNPNSLTLETLSIILHILTKNQKFKSADFILRTVIRPGALDLPNKLFDAILYSYRMCHSSPRVFDLLFKTYAHLRKFRNATDTFSQMKDYGFLPTIRSCNAYLSSLIDSNRMDIALAFYKEMRRNRISPNVYTLNMVMSAFCKLGNLEKAVEVLKEMDDMGINPVDSSYNTLISGCCHKGLLNLAVKLKNQMREKGVEANVITFNTLIYGFCKERKLHEASKVFSEMKVLNVAPNNVTYNTLIDGYSRTGNSEMGRRLYEEMSRNGIKADILTYNALILGLCKEGKTKKAAYMMKELEKQNLAPNASTFSALILGQCIRNNPDRGFQLYKYMVRSGCHPNEQTFSILLSTFCKSEDFEGAFSVSMEMFERCMSPSPDVLLEIYRGLRGCRKDHLANKLCSEMQARHIVAEGFDREEVINSRPE is encoded by the exons ATGCACGAGAACCTCACTCTATATGAATGCCTCTCATTCCAATTTTGGATGCATTTTCATCAAAG AACCCACTTAAGCATGAGAAGCTTTCTGTTTCGTCGATTTTCAACTGGGATTAAAACCCTTACATCTTCTCAGCCCATTTTTGGGAACAGGAATTGGAATCCAATTCCTATACCTAGCAGAACTCTCTCTGAACCCAAAGCCCAAGACCTTGATTTTGTTAATGTTACACATAGCCACCTTATTCATTCTGATTGGGATAAGCTTAATTCCTTATCTGCCCATTTCACTCCTTTTAGACTTAAACACGTTTTGCTAAAGATTCAAAAAGATCATGTTCTTTCCCTCGAATTCTTCAATTTTGTTCAATCCCAAAACCCCAATTCACTTACACTTGAAACACTTTCCATTATCCTCCATATTCtcaccaaaaaccaaaaatttaaATCTGCTGACTTTATTCTGAGGACTGTTATTAGGCCGGGTGCACTGGATTTGCCTAATAAGTTGTTTGATGCAATACTTTATTCATATCGAATGTGTCATTCCTCACCTCGGGTCTTTGATTTGTTGTTTAAGACCTATGCACATTTGAGAAAGTTCAGAAATGCTACTGATACCTTTTCTCAAATGAAGGATTATGGATTTCTGCCCACAATTAGGTCTTGCAATGCTTATTTGAGTTCGTTGATTGATTCAAATAGGATGGATATTGCGTTGGCATTCTATAAAGAAATGCGCCGAAACAGGATATCACCAAATGTGTATACTCTTAACATGGTTATGAGTGCCTTTTGTAAGTTAGGAAACCTTGAGAAAGCAGTTGAGGTGTTGAAGGAAATGGATGATATGGGAATTAATCCTGTTGATTCATCTTACAATACTTTGATTTCTGGATGTTGTCACAAGGGTCTCTTAAACTTAGCTGTGAAGTTAAAAAACCAGATGAGAGAAAAAGGAGTAGAGGCAAATGTGATTACTTTTAACACTCTGATTTATGGATTTTGCAAAGAAAGGAAACTGCACGAAGCTAGTAAGGTTTTTAGCGAGATGAAAGTGTTGAACGTAGCTCCTAATAATGTAACTTACAATACTTTGATAGATGGGTACAGTCGAACGGGAAATAGTGAGATGGGCAGGAGGCTTTATGAGGAAATGTCAAGAAATGGGATCAAAGCCGACATTTTGACGTATAATGCCCTGATTTTAGGCTTGTGCAAGGAGGGTAAGACTAAGAAAGCTGCATACATGATGAAAGAACTTGAAAAACAGAATTTAGCCCCAAATGCTTCTACTTTTTCTGCCCTTATTCTTGGACAGTGTATAAGAAACAACCCGGACCGTGGGTTTCAGTTGTACAAGTACATGGTGAGAAGTGGTTGTCACCCAAATGAACAGACTTTTAGCATTTTACTATCAACTTTCTGCAAGAGTGAGGATTTTGAAGGAGCTTTTTCAGTCTCGATGGAGATGTTCGAGAGGTGCATGAGTCCCAGTCCAGATGTTTTATTAGAAATTTATCGTGGACTTCGTGGATGCAGAAAAGATCATTTAGCAAACAAGTTATGCAGTGAGATGCAAGCTAGGCATATTGTGGCAGAAGGTTTTGACAGAGAAGAAGTTATCAACTCAAGACCAGAGTAA
- the LOC136231163 gene encoding uncharacterized protein — MVGLSVGEKHFINGGISQNLRSDGRKRETYRPIFVETGVIPQANGSARVRIGATEVIASVKAELGKPSALQPNKGKIAIFVDCSPVAEPTFEARGGEELSAELATALQCCLLGGKSGSGAGIDPSSLVVAEGKICWDLYIDGLVICSDGNLLDALGAAIKAALSNTGIPKVNVAAGASGDEQPDVDISDEEFLQFDTSGIPVIVTLTKVGRHYIVDATSEEESQMSSAVSISVNRKGHVCGLTKRGGAGIDPSVISDMISVAQHISEQLINKLDSEISAAEADEDEA, encoded by the exons ATGGTGGGACTCTCAGTTGGGGAAAAGCATTTTATAAATGGCGGCATTAGTCAAAATCTCCGGTCTGATGGTCGGAAAAGAGAGACCTATCGACCCATTTTTGTTGAAACTGGAGTCATACCTCAG GCAAATGGCTCAGCACGAGTTCGAATAGGTGCAACTGAGGTTATTGCTAGTGTGAAG GCGGAACTTGGAAAGCCAAGTGCATTGCAGCCTAACAAGGGAAAGATTGCTATATTTGTTGATTGTAGTCCAGTTGCAGAGCCAACATTTGAG GCTAGGGGAGGTGAAGAGCTTTCAGCAGAACTCGCAACTGCTCTGCAATGTTGTCTTTTGGGTGGTAAAAGTGGATCAG GGGCTGGTATTGATCCATCATCTTTAGTAGTtgcagaaggaaaaatctgTTGGGATCTTTATATTGATGGCCTTGTCATCTGTTCTGATGGGAATCTTCTAGATGCTCTCGGTGCTGCAATTAag GCTGCACTGAGCAATACAGGGATCCCAAAGGTCAATGTTGCAGCTGGTGCATCTGGCGATGAGCAACCTGATGTTGACATTAGTGATGAAGAATTTCTACAATTCGATACTAGTGGTATTCCAGTTATAGTTACCTTAACAAAG GTCGGGAGGCACTACATCGTAGATGCCACTTCAGAAGAGGAATCTCAGATGAGCTCTGCTGTATCGATTTCTGTGAACAGGAAAGGGCATGTTTGTGGATTGACGAAACGAGGAGGAGCAGGTATTGATCCAAGCGTTATATCCGATATGATATCTGTGGCACAACATATAAGCGAGCAGCTGATAAATAAGTTGGACTCTGAAATATCTGCTGCTGAGGCTGATGAAGATGAAGCTTGA